A window of Desulforhopalus sp. contains these coding sequences:
- a CDS encoding FtsQ-type POTRA domain-containing protein: protein MPLPKFKKLFERILRKKKPGYATFSSDLHVRGAAAETGSHKSRRFHFAKIRQRIHTKKRAYQEEYSRPVSRKRLYARLGGVLLLILVLPFVWVNGGGEKVRQGLQSFSAFKIDKIEVVGCTTVSKEKIIEASGIVLHQTSLLALDTSAIEAKLASVPWVAKAEVKRSWPTEVQISIEENAPIALLHNAGAEGSQLQYLDNNGVAFSAVSPGAHMDFPVVTGLAEIQDPQVKEKALSEVLVFLRKVRGNDPHLPIQSVSEVHVAKSGDLVVYLVEYPFPIFFGSGNTKQKYSRLIQVLRALYKKPNSRELLLQIGYIQMDYMNDRVLMVERGSGQKTNG, encoded by the coding sequence ATGCCTTTGCCAAAATTCAAAAAACTCTTTGAGCGGATTCTTCGCAAGAAGAAGCCGGGCTATGCGACTTTTTCGAGTGACCTGCATGTCCGAGGTGCCGCTGCCGAGACCGGCAGTCACAAATCCCGCCGTTTTCATTTTGCCAAGATTCGCCAGCGGATACACACGAAAAAGAGGGCGTATCAGGAAGAGTACAGCAGGCCGGTGAGCAGGAAGAGGCTATACGCAAGGCTTGGCGGTGTGTTGCTGTTGATTCTGGTGCTGCCTTTTGTGTGGGTGAATGGCGGTGGGGAGAAGGTGCGCCAGGGCTTGCAGTCCTTCTCCGCGTTCAAAATTGACAAAATAGAAGTCGTCGGCTGTACGACGGTTTCCAAGGAAAAGATCATTGAGGCCTCGGGGATAGTTCTGCATCAGACAAGTCTTCTTGCCCTCGATACCTCGGCAATTGAGGCGAAGCTGGCCTCGGTGCCGTGGGTGGCAAAGGCAGAGGTGAAAAGGAGCTGGCCAACGGAGGTGCAGATATCCATCGAGGAAAATGCTCCGATTGCCCTCCTTCACAACGCCGGTGCCGAGGGTAGTCAATTGCAGTACCTCGACAACAACGGCGTGGCTTTTTCTGCGGTGAGCCCAGGTGCCCATATGGACTTTCCCGTTGTTACCGGCCTCGCAGAGATTCAGGATCCACAGGTGAAAGAAAAAGCCCTGTCCGAGGTACTGGTCTTTCTTCGGAAAGTACGCGGTAACGATCCGCATCTGCCAATTCAATCAGTGTCGGAAGTGCACGTAGCCAAGAGTGGCGATTTGGTAGTCTATCTTGTCGAATACCCATTCCCAATTTTTTTTGGAAGTGGTAACACTAAACAGAAATATTCAAGGTTAATCCAAGTACTCAGGGCCTTGTACAAAAAACCAAACAGTAGGGAATTGCTGTTGCAAATTGGCTATATACAGATGGATTATATGAATGACAGAGTTCTCATGGTAGAGCGTGGTTCGGGACAAAAAACCAATGGTTGA
- the murB gene encoding UDP-N-acetylmuramate dehydrogenase, translating into MNPAQRQALSALLSQPVQWQCHLSGYTSFAIGGPAEALIKVNLRSELQPLLAFLAEEDISWRVLGKGTNLLVGDEGFAGVIIRLGGEFTQCAEEAGEDGLLQLQIGGGASLSRLAVRYSERGLTGLEFACGIPGTLGGAVIMNAGAWGSDIASVLQGVTLTTAEGDIPLTAEEMDFTYRSWRGFSRYQGRAVVAAVGLRLRHGDPVEVTARCRTLQERRKVSQPSDYANAGSFFKNPPNDSAGRLIEASGLKGLRVGGAMVSERHANFLVNTGSATAADVLRLMTKIQKKVQEDWGVCLEPEVHFI; encoded by the coding sequence GTGAATCCGGCTCAACGGCAAGCCCTTTCGGCACTGTTGTCGCAACCGGTGCAGTGGCAGTGCCATTTGTCCGGATACACCTCTTTTGCCATCGGCGGGCCGGCCGAGGCCCTGATTAAGGTGAATCTGCGCTCCGAGCTGCAGCCCCTTTTGGCCTTTTTGGCGGAGGAGGATATTTCTTGGCGGGTTCTTGGCAAGGGAACCAACCTCCTGGTGGGCGATGAAGGTTTTGCCGGGGTGATAATCCGCCTTGGCGGCGAATTTACCCAGTGTGCCGAGGAAGCTGGGGAAGATGGATTGCTGCAGTTGCAGATAGGTGGTGGAGCCAGCCTGTCGCGCCTAGCCGTTCGCTATTCCGAGCGGGGGTTGACCGGCTTGGAGTTCGCCTGCGGCATACCGGGAACTCTCGGCGGGGCGGTGATCATGAATGCCGGGGCATGGGGCAGCGATATTGCCTCGGTACTGCAGGGCGTGACACTGACCACTGCTGAAGGCGACATCCCTTTGACTGCTGAAGAGATGGATTTTACCTATCGGAGCTGGCGGGGATTTTCCCGGTACCAGGGCAGGGCGGTGGTTGCGGCGGTAGGATTACGACTCCGGCACGGTGATCCGGTTGAGGTAACGGCCCGTTGCAGGACCTTGCAGGAGCGAAGGAAGGTGTCTCAGCCAAGTGATTATGCCAATGCCGGGTCATTTTTTAAGAATCCGCCAAATGACAGCGCCGGCAGACTCATCGAGGCGAGCGGGTTGAAAGGACTGAGGGTTGGCGGGGCCATGGTTTCAGAGCGGCATGCTAATTTTCTCGTCAACACCGGTTCGGCAACCGCTGCCGATGTTCTACGGCTGATGACCAAAATTCAGAAAAAAGTGCAGGAAGACTGGGGCGTTTGCCTCGAACCCGAAGTCCATTTTATATAA
- the murC gene encoding UDP-N-acetylmuramate--L-alanine ligase, producing the protein MYKKTKHIHFVGIGGIGMSGIAELLLNLGYKVSGSDLNDTGITRKLSSLGGAVYQGHHSDWITGADVVVTSSAISADNPEVVKARETNVPVIMRAEMLAELMRLKKYGIAIAGSHGKTSTTSMVSWMLCYAGLDPTIVIGGKVDALGGNAKLGEGEFLVAEADESDGSFLKLSPVVEVITNIDLEHLDYYRDLDHIKETFLQFIDKIPFYGAAIICLDDPNIADILPAIKKRTITYGLTPQADYYADKISWQDGRVHFTVKNAGGELGRVSIVPPGMHNVYNALAVVCVGMELELPFEKIQGALQSFAGVQRRMQKKGEINGITVVDDYGHHPTEIRATLAAIKQAWPEKRLVVLFQPHRYSRTKGLFKEFQTCFHQADYLVMTDIYAASEQPIEGVTSESLLAATMHHGQRNTRYVARVDRMAAELLPIIKAGDLVLTLGAGNIVRVGEELLNLLRQQPGTIR; encoded by the coding sequence ATGTATAAAAAGACCAAACATATCCATTTTGTCGGCATCGGCGGCATCGGCATGAGCGGCATCGCCGAGCTGCTCCTCAATCTCGGCTACAAGGTTTCCGGCTCCGACCTCAACGACACCGGTATCACTCGGAAGCTTTCCAGTCTGGGTGGGGCCGTCTACCAGGGCCATCATAGCGACTGGATCACCGGAGCCGACGTGGTGGTGACCTCTTCGGCGATTTCGGCGGACAATCCGGAGGTGGTGAAGGCCAGAGAAACCAATGTACCGGTGATCATGCGGGCGGAGATGCTCGCCGAGCTGATGCGCCTGAAAAAATACGGCATTGCCATCGCCGGCAGTCACGGCAAGACCTCGACGACCTCCATGGTCAGCTGGATGCTCTGCTATGCCGGACTTGATCCGACCATCGTCATCGGCGGCAAGGTCGATGCCCTTGGCGGCAATGCCAAGCTCGGCGAAGGCGAGTTTCTGGTCGCCGAGGCCGATGAAAGTGACGGGTCGTTTTTGAAACTGTCGCCGGTGGTCGAGGTAATCACCAATATTGACCTAGAACATCTCGATTATTACCGGGATCTTGACCATATCAAGGAGACATTTCTGCAGTTCATCGACAAGATCCCCTTCTACGGGGCGGCAATTATCTGTCTTGACGATCCGAACATCGCCGACATTCTGCCGGCCATAAAGAAGCGGACGATCACCTACGGACTGACGCCGCAGGCCGATTACTACGCTGATAAAATTTCCTGGCAGGATGGCCGCGTACACTTCACCGTAAAAAATGCCGGGGGTGAATTGGGCCGGGTGAGTATCGTCCCTCCGGGGATGCACAATGTCTATAACGCCCTGGCGGTGGTCTGTGTCGGCATGGAGCTGGAACTGCCCTTCGAGAAGATCCAAGGGGCTCTGCAGAGCTTTGCCGGGGTGCAGAGGCGTATGCAGAAAAAAGGCGAGATTAACGGCATAACCGTCGTAGACGATTACGGCCATCATCCCACGGAAATTCGCGCAACCCTTGCGGCAATAAAGCAGGCTTGGCCGGAAAAGCGACTTGTCGTCTTGTTTCAACCGCATCGTTACTCGCGGACCAAAGGACTCTTTAAGGAGTTCCAGACCTGTTTCCATCAAGCTGACTATCTTGTTATGACTGATATCTATGCGGCGAGCGAGCAACCTATTGAGGGCGTCACCAGTGAGAGCCTGCTGGCGGCAACGATGCACCACGGTCAGCGCAACACCCGGTATGTCGCCAGGGTCGACAGAATGGCCGCTGAGCTTTTACCGATAATCAAGGCAGGGGATCTGGTGTTGACCCTCGGTGCCGGAAACATCGTCAGGGTAGGTGAGGAGCTGCTCAACCTGCTCAGACAACAGCCGGGGACAATCAGGTGA
- the murG gene encoding undecaprenyldiphospho-muramoylpentapeptide beta-N-acetylglucosaminyltransferase, whose translation MTGKPAKIRLLLTGGGTGGHLFPAVAAAQEFQRQFPETEVLFVGTERKVDTRSLAQYGFTSEKIRSYGLKGKSPLELLKAIAVLPVSCWQAAMIIRRFRPSIILGVGGYVTGPVVLAGKILGVPALIHEQNSVPGLANKKLGRLVDKVCLSLPGSGGEFPPEKMVYTGNPVRRTILDLAKNPPIRTNPSSKKTLLILGGSQGAQAINRLVPESLLALPGGFLATIRVIHQTGEQDFQAVKDQYAASGIEAQVQPFFTNMAEIYSQTDLLVSRAGATTLAEIAVLGKPAILIPYPSAADNHQEKNGEYYVAGGGAVMLRQKELSGEVLAGNIQELMGDVGKLTTMGMAMKKLAYPDAAEKIVACCLQILERKASHV comes from the coding sequence TTGACTGGCAAACCCGCAAAAATAAGGCTCCTTCTTACCGGCGGCGGAACCGGGGGACACCTTTTCCCGGCGGTTGCCGCCGCACAGGAATTTCAGCGGCAGTTTCCGGAAACCGAGGTGCTGTTCGTCGGTACTGAACGGAAGGTCGATACCAGAAGTCTGGCTCAATACGGCTTTACCAGTGAAAAGATACGGAGTTACGGGCTGAAAGGTAAAAGCCCCCTGGAACTGCTGAAGGCCATTGCGGTCCTGCCGGTTTCATGCTGGCAAGCGGCAATGATCATTCGCCGCTTCCGTCCCAGCATCATCCTTGGGGTTGGCGGCTACGTTACCGGACCAGTGGTCCTTGCCGGGAAGATTCTTGGGGTGCCGGCCCTGATCCATGAGCAGAACTCGGTCCCAGGTCTGGCCAACAAAAAACTTGGTCGTTTGGTCGATAAGGTCTGCTTGTCTCTACCGGGCAGCGGCGGCGAGTTTCCTCCTGAAAAAATGGTCTATACCGGCAATCCGGTGCGCAGAACCATCCTTGATCTGGCAAAGAATCCACCAATCCGGACCAACCCGTCGAGCAAAAAGACCTTACTGATTCTGGGCGGAAGTCAGGGCGCCCAGGCTATCAACAGGCTAGTACCGGAGAGTCTCCTGGCGTTGCCGGGCGGCTTTCTGGCTACCATTCGAGTTATTCATCAAACTGGAGAGCAGGATTTTCAGGCGGTGAAAGACCAGTATGCAGCGAGCGGAATTGAGGCGCAGGTCCAACCGTTTTTTACCAATATGGCCGAAATTTACAGCCAGACCGATCTACTGGTGTCACGGGCCGGGGCGACGACTCTTGCCGAAATCGCTGTGCTGGGAAAGCCTGCCATCCTTATTCCCTACCCATCGGCTGCCGACAACCATCAGGAAAAGAATGGGGAGTATTACGTGGCTGGAGGGGGGGCTGTCATGCTCAGGCAAAAAGAGCTTAGCGGCGAGGTCCTCGCCGGCAATATCCAGGAATTGATGGGTGATGTGGGGAAGCTCACGACCATGGGCATGGCGATGAAAAAGCTGGCATATCCCGACGCGGCGGAGAAGATTGTCGCGTGTTGTTTACAGATTCTGGAGAGAAAGGCCTCTCATGTATAA
- the murD gene encoding UDP-N-acetylmuramoyl-L-alanine--D-glutamate ligase, protein MINNNMISQGTKVAVLGLGISGRAAVKFALQCGAVVRVSDARPVPNFVADEEQFLKDTGVAWEAGGHSFDFLRWADLVLLSPGVDLALPLITSLRDAGVGMAGELAVASGAITVPVVAITGTNGKTTVTTLIGELLTASGKKVFVGGNIGTPLYEFLCNPDDYDMVVVEVSSFQLESAGDFAPNVGLLLNVTPDHLDRHGSLRGYAQAKMRLFAHQQDGDLAIVNGDDDLCRTLPPGLLCDVQSFGSGEGDTAVIKDGLIRVNLDGYIEEYPLAGTALANSVGLRNSAAAILAARRLGCTPAQVLQGLRDFRLLPHRIEFVGEVHGASYYNDSKATNTGAVIGALEQFPGNVILIAGGRDKGDDYRLLRELVAARVRQLIVIGEAAVLIAKALADVVDIKWAKSMHEAVTLAAVVARPGDVVLLSPACASFDMFKSYGHRGNEFKKEVLALQGAKTSATRE, encoded by the coding sequence ATGATAAACAACAATATGATATCTCAAGGGACAAAGGTAGCGGTTCTCGGTCTTGGTATTTCTGGCAGGGCCGCAGTAAAATTCGCGCTGCAATGTGGTGCCGTTGTACGGGTGTCGGACGCCAGGCCGGTGCCGAACTTTGTCGCCGATGAAGAGCAGTTCTTGAAGGACACCGGGGTTGCCTGGGAGGCGGGTGGCCACAGCTTTGATTTCTTGCGTTGGGCCGATCTTGTCTTGCTCAGCCCCGGTGTCGATCTGGCCTTGCCGCTGATCACCTCCTTGCGCGATGCCGGGGTGGGGATGGCTGGAGAGCTTGCGGTGGCCTCCGGCGCCATTACCGTGCCGGTTGTGGCGATTACCGGCACCAATGGCAAAACTACCGTAACGACCCTCATTGGCGAATTGTTGACCGCATCCGGGAAAAAGGTCTTTGTCGGAGGCAATATCGGCACCCCGCTGTATGAATTTCTTTGTAACCCCGATGATTACGACATGGTAGTTGTCGAGGTGTCCAGCTTTCAGCTGGAAAGTGCCGGCGACTTTGCGCCAAACGTCGGGTTGCTGCTCAATGTTACCCCCGATCATCTTGACCGGCATGGCAGTCTGCGGGGATATGCCCAGGCGAAAATGCGACTTTTTGCCCATCAACAGGATGGCGATCTGGCCATCGTCAACGGTGATGATGATCTTTGCCGGACGCTGCCTCCTGGACTCCTCTGCGACGTTCAGAGCTTTGGGAGTGGAGAAGGTGATACCGCTGTTATAAAGGATGGATTGATTCGGGTGAATCTTGATGGCTACATCGAAGAATACCCGCTGGCTGGAACCGCGCTTGCCAATAGTGTCGGTCTTCGAAACAGCGCAGCGGCAATTCTTGCCGCACGACGGCTCGGCTGTACACCGGCCCAGGTATTGCAGGGTCTCAGGGATTTTCGTCTGCTGCCGCATCGTATCGAGTTTGTCGGCGAAGTTCATGGCGCCTCGTATTATAACGATTCGAAGGCGACCAACACCGGGGCGGTAATCGGGGCCTTGGAGCAGTTTCCCGGTAATGTCATTCTGATTGCCGGTGGACGGGACAAAGGTGACGACTACCGCTTACTGAGAGAACTGGTGGCAGCCCGGGTCCGGCAATTGATTGTCATCGGCGAGGCGGCGGTCCTCATTGCCAAGGCCCTGGCGGATGTGGTGGACATCAAATGGGCAAAATCGATGCATGAGGCGGTAACCCTTGCCGCCGTAGTTGCCAGGCCGGGTGATGTTGTGCTCCTTTCGCCGGCCTGTGCCAGTTTCGATATGTTTAAAAGCTATGGCCACCGGGGGAACGAATTCAAAAAAGAGGTGTTGGCTTTGCAGGGAGCAAAAACATCTGCTACCCGGGAGTGA